ACTTTTTGATGGCGCGAGAGATGAAATTCATCAGTCAAGTTAATAAActcattcattatcatcagaaTGGTTGTTTGCTAAGTGCTTTTTTGTGTTCGAAAATGCAAGTGAAATATATCTGCACAAGAAAATATTAAACGATGGTATGGCACAAGATAAATGTTTAggcgtaaaataaaaacttaaaatcgaCAATTACCTCGTTGGTCGAAATAGAGACGAAGTGTTTCAGCCATAGATAACGTATTTTCTGTATTCTAAGTTACaattcggagagtgtgctcaggagctattcaaTTTGGTTAAACATTCTCCTTTCTACCAtagaactgcgaggtaccgaaagaatctacACCGTTAcattgttgaaataccatcaacacgtacgaagcgttttgcttttTCTTTATACAGAGGTCATTCACTTACATAATAGctaaacatttataatgttagccTATTTTGCAAGACTGCATTGTCGTTATCAcaaggtgagattacagtcaaggtctaacttgtagtaaattCTTTATGAAAGGCTTTTACGTGTGTCTATGGAGGGTACTTACATATTTGTTTCCATTATTATagggtgatggtgataactacattgtcagcattcgttaacttaaaattacaagGTTTGCCAAATGTGCCCTGGTCTTataagaagcccgcaacaaactgagcgttttttgttatcattagCACtaggttggtacacactcataCAACAAGTGCTCAAAAAGGGTAATAACCTTAATTAGGAGatatgtttggccaattttaattaatgaaatagttAGTAAGACAATTGTTACAAGCTATGGCATTTCATCCGAAATaaacggcctattggcgcagtgggcagcgaccctgctttctgagtccaaggccgtggattcgattcccactactgataaatgtttgtgtgatgagcaggaatgtttttcagtgtctgggtgtttatatttattttctaagtatttatgtacattattcataaaaatattcatcactcatcttagtacccataacacaagctacgcttactttggggctagatggcgatgtgtgcgttgtcgtaatatattaaaaaaaaaaacgttactattattattattatctcacagtcaattaataccagtggcgtgcacatgagggtatgaacagggtatgcagattatataaaatggagaaaataaCCAGTATGCGTTCCAGTagatgcatagagggtatgcaaagggtttgcagatgacataaaatgaagaaaagtacgagttataagaattggtattgtaagagttataaaaagcctacccttaagtatctaTCTGCTCGTTGTGCAGAATTTattcatttgatatcatctgcataccctgtgcacaccttCTGATGGATGAGTtctaaatacttgagggtaggctttttataactcttacaatatctttccttaagttctttataactcgtactggatattttcttcattttatatcatctgcatatcctgtgcataccctctatgcacgccactgataaacACTTAGGTATGAAGTTAGAATAATGAGATAGAGAGAGAGTTAGAGGACATTTACTCTAGCTTTTTCatccttaaaattaaaatagaatgtTTCTATaacttacatatatatttacaacattTCGAGACTACTACTAACAACTACAAATAGGCAAAAGGGTCAGTGattgcagtaaatggtagtagtaatACAGAGCATGCTGCTGCCTGTTTTCCGTTATATTTGTTTagtcgtacgacacccgcgtgATGAGGAGGGGTGGGGAcaaatgtattatgaaaacttCTGCGTCTATACAGCGTTTAAAGTTCCACCCACCGAGCTCAAAATGGATTAATCACGTCAACATGAATGCTGATAACAAACGAACAGACATCATTTAATATCCAATTACAATCTGTATCGTATTTACTATTCATTAGCATTCCATTCGATTGCATACACGTACATTGAAAAATGTACCGCAAGCGTGTTTTGATACTCCTCTGCTATATAACCACCACTTTATCTGCAAAAGTAACATGGTTaccaaataatagttttaatctGCCGAATAATTTTGATGATGACAAACTACCTTGTTCCAATAAAACTGTTGTGTTTCCTGAAGTTCTGACGGGGAATGTACTTATTGAGTCTCATATTTCAGTAAGTGGATTTATACTTCCAGAAAATGGAGAAATATTGCTGGCTGAAGGAGTAGTCATGGGATTGGGACCATCAGAAGACCTCAGCTGTACAGCTGGAAACGTTTACTACAAAGAAAAGAACATAGCAAAATGGTCTCAACCCAATGTTTGGAGTTCTCCAAGATTTAACGATGCAACACCAGATGCAGAAAGACTGCCATGTTTCGATGACGTTGTGATATTTCCGCCGAACAGTACTTTTACTTTGGAGTTACCAGAAATATTTCAGAAAGTTAAAGCGATCGAAATAAACGGAGAAAATATTAGTACCACTTTGAAAGAATATATTTTAGGGCATCCTAATCCCGCCCAGCAATATATTCTCAATCAGAGTCCATATCAATATACTCACGTTGCTATAAGAAATAATGAATGTAACTCGCGATCCGGGTGTCCATGTCAACCCTATTCACTGACGACTGATTGTTCCCCAAAATTTTGTGAAAAACCAACTTGTGCTGATCCAATCCAGCCAATTGGACACTGCTGTAAAATTTGCGGAGGTGCCATAGTTATAAATGTTGATGAAAGTTTCGATATTATGAAGTTTCAAGAACTCGTTGAAAGGATTGTGAATACTTATGGTgaagataatttaatttaccaCATAGGAAGACTTCAGAAGGATAGAGTACAAGTTGTTGTTCTTGATAAGTATGGATACGATCAGACCAGTGCTAAAGTAGTAAGTGCATTATCCAATAATTTGGAGAAAAGTTTAAGAAGCGATATGCTGGTAAGCGGGATCCCTCTGGCCAAATCGGGGTTAGGCGGGAAGCTCTTTATTTCTATGTTCTTCGCTGTTGTTATGGTGATGGCGGGcgtatatgtttattattataaattgccaCAGATCAACATCCCAAATATAATGGGGCGGAATCAAGCTCACATGTTCTCAAGGTTCAACCGAAGAACTGAGAGTGTGGTTTCTTTAACTCGAAGGGACTCAACCGCACCGATAGGTGCCAGATTTGCCACTGCGTTTAGAAATCCTTTATATGACTCCAAAAGAGGGCGTGTTTTAGttgaagaataaaatattagatTTAGTGATGAAAAGTAGTGTTTGtatctgtatttataaaattgtttatgtgAATTTAATGAAGTAAATCAAATTGAAATTGAAGTAGTGTTAGCCAAGTGGGAAAGACTTCAGCAAGCTTTGGAATCTtcggcacgaacctctaacttattggacttaagtacatactttaatagaaattaaatgtcgttttattatgaaaattaagctttatttgctatactccgcgataagcaggagaatctgtgtcaatcgttatactccacaccgaactgATCTTTTATCCAATAAATATAGtttgcttttacggtgaaggaaaaaaatgtGACGTGATTTGCATGCCTTAGAATGCTCTATAAAGTTTTCAAAGACTTGCTAAGTCCACCGAATAAGTACTAATCAAcaattggccagcgtagtaCCTTCTAAACtcttggatattggatagaagcaggcgttactttgcggaaatccatgatatattatcaaaattaagcttaatttgctatactccgcgaaaagcaggagaatctttgtggtgtaatttataatttcttcaatccttatactccacaccaaacagatcttcggcaatacaccctctacgcacgtttcgctccgaaaccggagcatcctcaggagatgttgactttacaatgaataattgttaagtgatgtaaagtcaacatctcctgaggatgctccggtttcggagcgaaacgtgcgtagagggtatattgccgaagatctgtttggtgtggagtataaggattgaagaaattataaattacaccacaaagattctcctgcttttcgcggagtatagcaaattaagcttaattttgataacctTTTGAACTCCTTCACTAAGGCATAAACCTATTTCGCATTCTGATAGAAGACCCGTATTTTAATGGGGCTGTTAATGGTTTCATAATGATGAATgcactgtttttttattaataaagttgcATTAAAAATCAGACACTCATTTCTTTTCAAATCATGCAAAAACAGTGAAAGATTGTCGTCGTTCTatcaaaatagtttttataaaaatgttttgaccTATTGACCGACCTATTAATATCAttctttaataaacttttactaTTTGTGAGTTTTTCCTGTTATTTGACAgacaattggcgcagtgggcagtgtaTGACCCTCCTTCCTGAGCCAAAGGTTGTGGGTGCGAtgctcacaactggaaaatgattgtatgatgaacatgagtgtttttcagtgctgggtgctgcttatttatatatgataggtatttatgtgtattattcataaaaatattcatcagtcatcttagtacccataacacaagctacgcttacttagatgctagatagcgatgtgtgtatgtatattattattactagcatatatattattttattttattttattgatgaaCGGATTCATGAAGTGTCTCTACAATTTTTTACGAACTTCAACCTTAACTactatattttagtaataataaccgaCAATGTCAGCTTTACGTAATCTCTGGGGCATCGGGATAGCCGCATTTATAACACTTTCCTATTACTAAGTAGTAAAATTTATAAGGTATTGAAAgcgaaacaatattttaatgcaGAGAACAATATGATAGCATCTGTGTCTTtcattataaagtatatttaggTCAGCAAGATTACTCCAAAACTCATTCCATTATTTAGCTGCATCGTTCCTGCGCCGAAATTGTAAAAGCGCTGCCAAGAGTTTTTAACCCAGCCGCAGTTATTCATTTTAACAATTCCCCAAATACTAAAGGTTGATTTGATTGAAATTTTCATAGCAGTACGAAATCCAAACTAGgttatattacaaatgcgaaagtgtgttagtTCTTATtattgtccttcctttacgcactaactaagcaaccaataaactggATTTTTACCTGATAGAGTTAGtggaaaggacagagagtaacataggctacttatcCCAGAAAAACGAACTATTCCCAGAGGACAATATGTAAAAAGCGTAATAACACGGGCGAAGAACATAGGGTAACAA
The genomic region above belongs to Pararge aegeria chromosome 8, ilParAegt1.1, whole genome shotgun sequence and contains:
- the LOC120625732 gene encoding protein amnionless — encoded protein: MYRKRVLILLCYITTTLSAKVTWLPNNSFNLPNNFDDDKLPCSNKTVVFPEVLTGNVLIESHISVSGFILPENGEILLAEGVVMGLGPSEDLSCTAGNVYYKEKNIAKWSQPNVWSSPRFNDATPDAERLPCFDDVVIFPPNSTFTLELPEIFQKVKAIEINGENISTTLKEYILGHPNPAQQYILNQSPYQYTHVAIRNNECNSRSGCPCQPYSLTTDCSPKFCEKPTCADPIQPIGHCCKICGGAIVINVDESFDIMKFQELVERIVNTYGEDNLIYHIGRLQKDRVQVVVLDKYGYDQTSAKVVSALSNNLEKSLRSDMLVSGIPLAKSGLGGKLFISMFFAVVMVMAGVYVYYYKLPQINIPNIMGRNQAHMFSRFNRRTESVVSLTRRDSTAPIGARFATAFRNPLYDSKRGRVLVEE